One stretch of Priestia megaterium DNA includes these proteins:
- a CDS encoding DoxX family protein has translation MNKNVEIGSLIIRLVLGFTFLVHGFQKWQGGIENTVGFFDSLGIPGFMAYIVATIELVGGVLIILGLATRVVAALFVAVMLGAIFTAKLKSGFVGGFEFDIALIAMSAHLFLAGSQFLALDGVVFKKKETAFSLQEESSK, from the coding sequence TGGTTCACTTATTATTCGTTTAGTATTAGGTTTTACATTTTTAGTACACGGCTTTCAAAAATGGCAAGGCGGGATTGAAAATACAGTAGGGTTCTTTGATAGCTTAGGAATCCCTGGTTTTATGGCATATATTGTTGCAACGATTGAACTTGTAGGTGGGGTTCTTATTATTCTTGGTCTAGCAACAAGAGTCGTAGCTGCTTTATTTGTGGCCGTTATGCTTGGGGCTATTTTTACAGCCAAGCTTAAAAGCGGATTTGTAGGTGGATTTGAGTTTGATATCGCCTTAATTGCCATGTCTGCTCACTTGTTCCTTGCAGGAAGCCAGTTCCTTGCTCTTGATGGAGTGGTATTCAAAAAGAAAGAAACTGCCTTTTCTCTTCAAGAAGAAAGCAGTAAATAA